A stretch of Lutra lutra chromosome 9, mLutLut1.2, whole genome shotgun sequence DNA encodes these proteins:
- the PLCG1 gene encoding 1-phosphatidylinositol 4,5-bisphosphate phosphodiesterase gamma-1 isoform X1: protein MAGAASPCANGCGPGAPSDAEVLHLCRSLEVGTVMTLFYSKKSQRPERKTFQVKLETRQITWSRGADKIEGAIDIREIKEIRPGKTSRDFDRYQEDPAFRPDQSHCFVILYGMEFRLKTLSLQATSEDEVNMWIKGLTWLMEDTLQAATPLQIERWLRKQFYSVDRNREDRISAKDLKNMLSQVNYRVPNMRFLRERLTDLEQRSSDITYGQFAQLYRSLMYSAQKTMDLPFLEASALRAGERPELCRVSLPEFQQFLLEYQGELWAVDRLQVQEFMLSFLRDPLREVEEPYFFLDEFVTFLFSKENSVWNSQLDAVCPDTMNNPLSHYWISSSHNTYLTGDQFSSESSLEAYARCLRMGCRCIELDCWDGPDGMPVIYHGHTLTTKIKFSDVLHTIKEHAFVASEYPVILSIEDHCSIAQQRNMAQYFKKVLGDTLLTKPVDIAADGLPSPNQLKRKILIKHKKLAEGSAYEEVPTSVMYSENDISNSIKNGILYLEDPVNHEWYPHYFVLTSSKIYYSEETSSDQGNEDEEEPKEASGSTELHSSEKWFHGKLGAGRDGRHIAERLLTEYCIETGAPDGSFLVRESETFVGDYTLSFWRNGKVQHCRIHSRQDAGAPKFFLTDNLVFDSLYDLITHYQQVPLRCNEFEMRLSEPVPQTNAHESKEWYHASLTRAQAEHMLMRVPRDGAFLVRKRNEPNSYAISFRAEGKIKHCRVQQEGQTVMLGNSEFDSLVDLISYYEKHPLYRKMKLRYPINEEALEKIGTAEPDYGALYEGRNPGFYVEANPMPTFKCAVKALFDYKAQREDELTFTKNAIIQNVEKQDGGWWRGDYGGKKQLWFPSNYVEEMVSPAALEPEREHLDENSPLGDLLRGVLDVPACQIAVRPEGKNNRLFVFSISMASVAHWSLDVAADSQEELQDWVKKIREVAQTADARLTEGKMMERRKKIALELSELVVYCRPVPFDEEKIGTERACYRDMSSFPETKAEKYVNKAKGKKFLQYNRLQLSRIYPKGQRLDSSNYDPLPMWICGSQLVALNFQTPDKPMQMNQALFMAGGRCGYVLQPSTMRDEAFDPFDKSSLRGLEPYAVCIEVLGARHLPKNGRGIVCPFVEIEVAGAEYDSVKQKTEFVVDNGLNPVWPAKPFHFQISNPEFAFLRFVVYEEDMFSDQNFLAQATFPVKGLKTGYRAVPLKNNYSEDLELASLLVKIEVFPAKQENGDLSPFGMSLRERGSDASGQLFHGRAREGFFEARYQQPFEDFRISQEHLADHFDSRERRAPRRTRVNGDNRL, encoded by the exons ATGGCGGGCGCCGCGTCCCCCTGCGCCAATGGCTGCGGGCCCGGCGCGCCCTCGGACGCCGAGGTGCTGCACCTCTGCCGCAGCCTCGAGGTGGGCACCGTCATGACTTTGTTCTACTCCAAGAAGTCGCAGCGGCCGGAGCGGAAGACCTTCCAGGTCAAGCTGGAAACGCGGCAGATCACGTGGAGCCGTGGCGCCGACAAGATCGAGGGGGCCA TTGACATTCGGGAAATCAAGGAGATCCGCCCAGGGAAGACGTCACGGGATTTTGATCGCTACCAAGAGGACCCTGCTTTCCGACCAGACCAGTCACACTGCTTTGTCATCCTGTACGGGATGGAGTTCCGCCTGAAGACCCTGAGCCTGCAAG CTACATCTGAGGATGAAGTGAACATGTGGATCAAGGGTTTAACGTGGCTGATGGAGGACACACTGCAGGCGGCCACGCCTCTGCAGATCGAGAG GTGGCTGCGGAAGCAGTTCTACTCAGTGGATCGGAACCGTGAGGATCG TATATCAGCCAAGGACCTGAAGAACATGCTGTCCCAGGTCAACTACCGGGTCCCCAACATGCGCTTCCTCCGAGAGCGTCTGACG GACCTGGAGCAGCGCAGCAGTGACATCACCTACGGGCAGTTTGCTCAGCTGTACCGCAGCCTCATGTACAGCGCCCAGAAGACG ATGGACCTCCCCTTCTTGGAAGCCAGCGCCCTGAG GGCGGGGGAGCGGCCGGAGCTCTGTCGAGTATCCCTTCCCGAGTTCCAGCAATTCCTCCTCGAGTACCAGGGG gagctGTGGGCTGTTGACCGGCTGCAGGTGCAGGAGTTCATGCTCAGCTTCCTTCGAGACCCCTTGCGGGAAGTTGAAGAGCCATACTTCTTCCTGGATGAG TTTGTCACCTTCCTGTTCTCCAAAGAGAACAGTGTGTGGAACTCGCAGCTGGATGCCGTGTGCCCGGACACCATGAACAACCCTCTCTCCCACTACTGGATCTCCTCCTCCCACAACAC gtACCTGACCGGGGACCAATTCTCCAGCGAGTCCTCCCTAGAAGCCTACGCCCGCTGCCTGCGAATGGGCTGTCGCTGCATTGAGT TGGACTGCTGGGATGGCCCAGATGGGATGCCAGTCATTTACCATGGACACACCCTTACCACCAAGATTAAGTTCTCAGATGTTCTGCACACCATCAAGGAGCATGCCTTCGTGGCCTCaga GTACCCGGTCATCCTATCCATCGAGGACCACTGCAGCATTGCCCAGCAGAGAAACATGGCACAGTACTTCAAGAAGGTGCTTGGGGACACACTCCTTACCAAGCCCGTGGACATCGCTGCAGACGGGCTTCCCTCACCCAACCAGCTCAAGAGGAAGATCCTCATCAAG CACAAGAAGCTGGCAGAGGGCAGTGCCTATGAAGAGGTGCCTACGTCGGTGATGTACTCCGAGAACGACATCAGCAACTCCATCAAGAACGGCATCCTCTACCTGGAGGACCCTGTGAACCAT GAGTGGTACCCGCACTACTTCGTTCTGACCAGCAGCAAGATCTACTACTCCGAGGAGACCAGCAGTGACCAGGGCAATGAGGATGAGGAGGAGCCCAAGGAG GCCAGTGGCAGCACGGAGCTGCACTCCAGTGAGAAGTGGTTCCATGGGAAGCTCGGCGCGGGACGGGATGGACGGCACATTGCCGAGCGCCTGCTCACTGAGTACTGCATCGAGACCGGGGCCCCCGACGGCTCCTTCCTTGTGCGGGAGAGCGAGACCTTCGTGGGCGACTATACCCTCTCCTTCTG GAGGAACGGGAAAGTCCAGCACTGCCGGATCCACTCCCGCCAGGACGCTGGGGCCCCCAAGTTCTTCTTGACAGACAACTTGGTCTTTGACTCACTCTATGACCTCATCACGCACTACCAGCAGGTGCCCCTGCGCTGCAATGAATTTGAGATGCGCCTCTCAGAGCCTGTCCCGCAGACCAATGCCCACGAGAGCAAAGA GTGGTACCATGCCAGCCTGACCAGAGCTCAGGCCGAACACATGCTGATGCGTGTCCCCCGGGACGGGGCCTTCCTGGTGAGAAAACGGAATGAACCCAACTCCTACGCCATCTCCTTCCG GGCCGAGGGCAAGATCAAGCATTGCCGTGTCCAGCAGGAGGGCCAGACGGTGATGCTGGGCAACTCGGAGTTTGACAGCCTTGTGGACCTGATCAGCTACTATGAGAAGCACCCACTGTACCGCAAAATGAAGCTGCGCTACCCCATCAATGAGGAGGCGCTGGAGAAGATTGGCACTGCT GAGCCTGACTACGGAGCCCTGTACGAGGGACGTAACCCTGGCTTCTACGTGGAGGCGAATCCTATGCCAACTTTCAAG TGCGCTGTCAAGGCCCTCTTTGACTACAAGGCCCAGAGGGAGGACGAGCTGACGTTCACGAAGAATGCCATCATCCAGAATGTGGAGAAGCAGGACGGTGGCTG GTGGCGAGGGGACTACGGGGGGAAGAAGCAGCTGTGGTTCCCGTCGAACTATGTGGAGGAGATGGTCAGCCCCGCAGCCCTGGAGCCCGAGAGGGAG CACTTGGACGAGAACAGCCCCCTGGGGGACTTGCTCCGGGGGGTCTTGGATGTGCCGGCTTGTCAGATTG CCGTCCGTCCTGAAGGCAAGAACAACCGGCTCTTCGTCTTCTCCATCAGCATGGCTTCCGTGGCGCACTGGTCCCTGGATGTCGCTGCCGACTCgcaggaggagctgcaggacTGGGTGAAGAAGATCCGAGAAGTGGCCCAGACGGCAGACGCCAGG CTCACAGAGGGGAAGATGATGGAGCGCAGGAAGAAGATCGCCCTGGAGCTCTCCGAGCTGGTTGTCTACTGTCGGCCTGTTCCCTTCGATGAAGAGA AGATTGGCACAGAACGTGCCTGCTACCGGGACATGTCGTCCTTTCCGGAAACCAAGGCTGAGAAATACGTGAACAAGGCCAAAGGCAAGAAATTCCTCCAGTACAACCGGCTGCAGCTCTCCCGCATCTACCCCAAGGGCCAGCGGCTGGACTCCTCCAATTACGACCCCTTGCCCATGTGGATCTGCGGCAGTCAGCTCGTGGCCCTCAACTTCCAGACCCCAG ACAAGCCGATGCAGATGAACCAGGCCCTGTTCATGGCCGGCGGCCGCTGTGGCTACGTGCTGCAGCCGAGCACCATGCGGGATGAAGCCTTCGATCCCTTCGACAAGAGCAGCCTCCGGGGCCTGGAGCCGTATGCCGTCTGCATTGAG GTACTGGGGGCCCGGCACCTGCCAAAGAATGGCCGAGGCATCGTGTGTCCTTTTGTGGAGATTGAGGTGGCTGGAGCGGAGTATGACAGCGTCAAGCAGAAGACAGAGTTCGTGG TGGACAATGGACTGAACCCTGTGTGGCCTGCCAAGCCCTTCCACTTCCAGATCAGTAACCCGGAATTCGCCTTTCTGCGCTTTGTGGTGTATGAGGAAGACATGTTCAGTGATCAGAACTTCCTGGCTCAGGCTACCTTCCCGGTGAAAGGCCTGAAGACAG GGTACAGAGCCGTGCCTTTGAAGAACAACTACAGCGAGGACCTGGAGCTGGCCTCCCTGCTCGTCAAGATCGAGGTTTTCCCTGCCAAG CAGGAGAACGGGGACCTCAGTCCATTCGGGATGTCTCTGCGGGAGCGGGGCTCTGATGCCTCAGGCCAGCTGTTCCATGGCCGGGCCCGGGAAGGTTTCTTTGAAGCCCGCTATCAGCAGCCATTTGAGGACTTTCGTATCTCCCAGGAGCATCTGGCAGACCATTTTGACAGTCGGGAACGGAG GGCCCCACGAAGGACTCGGGTCAACGGAGACAACCGCCTCTAG
- the PLCG1 gene encoding 1-phosphatidylinositol 4,5-bisphosphate phosphodiesterase gamma-1 isoform X2, with protein sequence MAGAASPCANGCGPGAPSDAEVLHLCRSLEVGTVMTLFYSKKSQRPERKTFQVKLETRQITWSRGADKIEGAIDIREIKEIRPGKTSRDFDRYQEDPAFRPDQSHCFVILYGMEFRLKTLSLQATSEDEVNMWIKGLTWLMEDTLQAATPLQIERWLRKQFYSVDRNREDRISAKDLKNMLSQVNYRVPNMRFLRERLTDLEQRSSDITYGQFAQLYRSLMYSAQKTMDLPFLEASALRAGERPELCRVSLPEFQQFLLEYQGELWAVDRLQVQEFMLSFLRDPLREVEEPYFFLDEFVTFLFSKENSVWNSQLDAVCPDTMNNPLSHYWISSSHNTYLTGDQFSSESSLEAYARCLRMGCRCIELDCWDGPDGMPVIYHGHTLTTKIKFSDVLHTIKEHAFVASEYPVILSIEDHCSIAQQRNMAQYFKKVLGDTLLTKPVDIAADGLPSPNQLKRKILIKHKKLAEGSAYEEVPTSVMYSENDISNSIKNGILYLEDPVNHEWYPHYFVLTSSKIYYSEETSSDQGNEDEEEPKEASGSTELHSSEKWFHGKLGAGRDGRHIAERLLTEYCIETGAPDGSFLVRESETFVGDYTLSFWRNGKVQHCRIHSRQDAGAPKFFLTDNLVFDSLYDLITHYQQVPLRCNEFEMRLSEPVPQTNAHESKEWYHASLTRAQAEHMLMRVPRDGAFLVRKRNEPNSYAISFRAEGKIKHCRVQQEGQTVMLGNSEFDSLVDLISYYEKHPLYRKMKLRYPINEEALEKIGTAEPDYGALYEGRNPGFYVEANPMPTFKCAVKALFDYKAQREDELTFTKNAIIQNVEKQDGGWWRGDYGGKKQLWFPSNYVEEMVSPAALEPEREHLDENSPLGDLLRGVLDVPACQIAVRPEGKNNRLFVFSISMASVAHWSLDVAADSQEELQDWVKKIREVAQTADARLTEGKMMERRKKIALELSELVVYCRPVPFDEEKIGTERACYRDMSSFPETKAEKYVNKAKGKKFLQYNRLQLSRIYPKGQRLDSSNYDPLPMWICGSQLVALNFQTPDKPMQMNQALFMAGGRCGYVLQPSTMRDEAFDPFDKSSLRGLEPYAVCIEVLGARHLPKNGRGIVCPFVEIEVAGAEYDSVKQKTEFVVDNGLNPVWPAKPFHFQISNPEFAFLRFVVYEEDMFSDQNFLAQATFPVKGLKTGYRAVPLKNNYSEDLELASLLVKIEVFPAKENGDLSPFGMSLRERGSDASGQLFHGRAREGFFEARYQQPFEDFRISQEHLADHFDSRERRAPRRTRVNGDNRL encoded by the exons ATGGCGGGCGCCGCGTCCCCCTGCGCCAATGGCTGCGGGCCCGGCGCGCCCTCGGACGCCGAGGTGCTGCACCTCTGCCGCAGCCTCGAGGTGGGCACCGTCATGACTTTGTTCTACTCCAAGAAGTCGCAGCGGCCGGAGCGGAAGACCTTCCAGGTCAAGCTGGAAACGCGGCAGATCACGTGGAGCCGTGGCGCCGACAAGATCGAGGGGGCCA TTGACATTCGGGAAATCAAGGAGATCCGCCCAGGGAAGACGTCACGGGATTTTGATCGCTACCAAGAGGACCCTGCTTTCCGACCAGACCAGTCACACTGCTTTGTCATCCTGTACGGGATGGAGTTCCGCCTGAAGACCCTGAGCCTGCAAG CTACATCTGAGGATGAAGTGAACATGTGGATCAAGGGTTTAACGTGGCTGATGGAGGACACACTGCAGGCGGCCACGCCTCTGCAGATCGAGAG GTGGCTGCGGAAGCAGTTCTACTCAGTGGATCGGAACCGTGAGGATCG TATATCAGCCAAGGACCTGAAGAACATGCTGTCCCAGGTCAACTACCGGGTCCCCAACATGCGCTTCCTCCGAGAGCGTCTGACG GACCTGGAGCAGCGCAGCAGTGACATCACCTACGGGCAGTTTGCTCAGCTGTACCGCAGCCTCATGTACAGCGCCCAGAAGACG ATGGACCTCCCCTTCTTGGAAGCCAGCGCCCTGAG GGCGGGGGAGCGGCCGGAGCTCTGTCGAGTATCCCTTCCCGAGTTCCAGCAATTCCTCCTCGAGTACCAGGGG gagctGTGGGCTGTTGACCGGCTGCAGGTGCAGGAGTTCATGCTCAGCTTCCTTCGAGACCCCTTGCGGGAAGTTGAAGAGCCATACTTCTTCCTGGATGAG TTTGTCACCTTCCTGTTCTCCAAAGAGAACAGTGTGTGGAACTCGCAGCTGGATGCCGTGTGCCCGGACACCATGAACAACCCTCTCTCCCACTACTGGATCTCCTCCTCCCACAACAC gtACCTGACCGGGGACCAATTCTCCAGCGAGTCCTCCCTAGAAGCCTACGCCCGCTGCCTGCGAATGGGCTGTCGCTGCATTGAGT TGGACTGCTGGGATGGCCCAGATGGGATGCCAGTCATTTACCATGGACACACCCTTACCACCAAGATTAAGTTCTCAGATGTTCTGCACACCATCAAGGAGCATGCCTTCGTGGCCTCaga GTACCCGGTCATCCTATCCATCGAGGACCACTGCAGCATTGCCCAGCAGAGAAACATGGCACAGTACTTCAAGAAGGTGCTTGGGGACACACTCCTTACCAAGCCCGTGGACATCGCTGCAGACGGGCTTCCCTCACCCAACCAGCTCAAGAGGAAGATCCTCATCAAG CACAAGAAGCTGGCAGAGGGCAGTGCCTATGAAGAGGTGCCTACGTCGGTGATGTACTCCGAGAACGACATCAGCAACTCCATCAAGAACGGCATCCTCTACCTGGAGGACCCTGTGAACCAT GAGTGGTACCCGCACTACTTCGTTCTGACCAGCAGCAAGATCTACTACTCCGAGGAGACCAGCAGTGACCAGGGCAATGAGGATGAGGAGGAGCCCAAGGAG GCCAGTGGCAGCACGGAGCTGCACTCCAGTGAGAAGTGGTTCCATGGGAAGCTCGGCGCGGGACGGGATGGACGGCACATTGCCGAGCGCCTGCTCACTGAGTACTGCATCGAGACCGGGGCCCCCGACGGCTCCTTCCTTGTGCGGGAGAGCGAGACCTTCGTGGGCGACTATACCCTCTCCTTCTG GAGGAACGGGAAAGTCCAGCACTGCCGGATCCACTCCCGCCAGGACGCTGGGGCCCCCAAGTTCTTCTTGACAGACAACTTGGTCTTTGACTCACTCTATGACCTCATCACGCACTACCAGCAGGTGCCCCTGCGCTGCAATGAATTTGAGATGCGCCTCTCAGAGCCTGTCCCGCAGACCAATGCCCACGAGAGCAAAGA GTGGTACCATGCCAGCCTGACCAGAGCTCAGGCCGAACACATGCTGATGCGTGTCCCCCGGGACGGGGCCTTCCTGGTGAGAAAACGGAATGAACCCAACTCCTACGCCATCTCCTTCCG GGCCGAGGGCAAGATCAAGCATTGCCGTGTCCAGCAGGAGGGCCAGACGGTGATGCTGGGCAACTCGGAGTTTGACAGCCTTGTGGACCTGATCAGCTACTATGAGAAGCACCCACTGTACCGCAAAATGAAGCTGCGCTACCCCATCAATGAGGAGGCGCTGGAGAAGATTGGCACTGCT GAGCCTGACTACGGAGCCCTGTACGAGGGACGTAACCCTGGCTTCTACGTGGAGGCGAATCCTATGCCAACTTTCAAG TGCGCTGTCAAGGCCCTCTTTGACTACAAGGCCCAGAGGGAGGACGAGCTGACGTTCACGAAGAATGCCATCATCCAGAATGTGGAGAAGCAGGACGGTGGCTG GTGGCGAGGGGACTACGGGGGGAAGAAGCAGCTGTGGTTCCCGTCGAACTATGTGGAGGAGATGGTCAGCCCCGCAGCCCTGGAGCCCGAGAGGGAG CACTTGGACGAGAACAGCCCCCTGGGGGACTTGCTCCGGGGGGTCTTGGATGTGCCGGCTTGTCAGATTG CCGTCCGTCCTGAAGGCAAGAACAACCGGCTCTTCGTCTTCTCCATCAGCATGGCTTCCGTGGCGCACTGGTCCCTGGATGTCGCTGCCGACTCgcaggaggagctgcaggacTGGGTGAAGAAGATCCGAGAAGTGGCCCAGACGGCAGACGCCAGG CTCACAGAGGGGAAGATGATGGAGCGCAGGAAGAAGATCGCCCTGGAGCTCTCCGAGCTGGTTGTCTACTGTCGGCCTGTTCCCTTCGATGAAGAGA AGATTGGCACAGAACGTGCCTGCTACCGGGACATGTCGTCCTTTCCGGAAACCAAGGCTGAGAAATACGTGAACAAGGCCAAAGGCAAGAAATTCCTCCAGTACAACCGGCTGCAGCTCTCCCGCATCTACCCCAAGGGCCAGCGGCTGGACTCCTCCAATTACGACCCCTTGCCCATGTGGATCTGCGGCAGTCAGCTCGTGGCCCTCAACTTCCAGACCCCAG ACAAGCCGATGCAGATGAACCAGGCCCTGTTCATGGCCGGCGGCCGCTGTGGCTACGTGCTGCAGCCGAGCACCATGCGGGATGAAGCCTTCGATCCCTTCGACAAGAGCAGCCTCCGGGGCCTGGAGCCGTATGCCGTCTGCATTGAG GTACTGGGGGCCCGGCACCTGCCAAAGAATGGCCGAGGCATCGTGTGTCCTTTTGTGGAGATTGAGGTGGCTGGAGCGGAGTATGACAGCGTCAAGCAGAAGACAGAGTTCGTGG TGGACAATGGACTGAACCCTGTGTGGCCTGCCAAGCCCTTCCACTTCCAGATCAGTAACCCGGAATTCGCCTTTCTGCGCTTTGTGGTGTATGAGGAAGACATGTTCAGTGATCAGAACTTCCTGGCTCAGGCTACCTTCCCGGTGAAAGGCCTGAAGACAG GGTACAGAGCCGTGCCTTTGAAGAACAACTACAGCGAGGACCTGGAGCTGGCCTCCCTGCTCGTCAAGATCGAGGTTTTCCCTGCCAAG GAGAACGGGGACCTCAGTCCATTCGGGATGTCTCTGCGGGAGCGGGGCTCTGATGCCTCAGGCCAGCTGTTCCATGGCCGGGCCCGGGAAGGTTTCTTTGAAGCCCGCTATCAGCAGCCATTTGAGGACTTTCGTATCTCCCAGGAGCATCTGGCAGACCATTTTGACAGTCGGGAACGGAG GGCCCCACGAAGGACTCGGGTCAACGGAGACAACCGCCTCTAG